One window of the Labeo rohita strain BAU-BD-2019 chromosome 9, IGBB_LRoh.1.0, whole genome shotgun sequence genome contains the following:
- the inhbb gene encoding inhibin beta B chain, translated as MDTLFKKMSIYILSVTCLMACILSVQCSLGAETMSQESQCASCGLGHPDDSGRMDTDFLEAVKRHILNRLQMRERPNITHPIPKAAMVTALRKLHAGKVREDGRVEIPNLDGHAAYNEVQEETSEIISFAESDDVTPSKSSLYFLISNEGNQNLYVLQANLWLYFKLLPGTQEKGLRRKVTVRVHYYEPGGKNVHWPMMEKRIELKRSGWHTFPVSEAVREMLAKGGRRQDLDIHCDGCEAANVLPIMVDPSDPSHRPFLVVRAQQADGKHRIRKRGLECDGTNGGLCCRQQFYIDFRLIGWNDWIIAPAGYYGNYCEGSCPAYMAGVPGSASSFHTAVVNQYRMRGMSPGSVNSCCIPTKLSTMSMLYFDDEYNIVKRDVPNMIVEECGCA; from the exons ATGGACAcgttatttaagaaaatgagcATTTACATCCTCTCTGTAACCTGTTTAATGGCTTGCATACTCTCAGTTCAGTGTAGTCTGGGAGCTGAGACTATGTCTCAGGAGTCTCAGTGTGCCTCTTGTGGACTCGGGCATCCGGATGATTCGGGGCGAATGGACACAGACTTTCTGGAGGCGGTTAAAAGGCACATATTGAACCGACTGCAGATGAGAGAGAGACCAAATATCACTCATCCCATTCCCAAAGCTGCCATGGTAACGGCGCTGCGCAAACTTCACGCGGGTAAAGTTAGGGAGGACGGGAGGGTTGAAATTCCCAACTTGGATGGACATGCTGCCTACAACGAGGTGCAAGAAGAAACGTCGGAAATCATCAGTTTCGCCGAGTCAG ACG ATGTGACTCCATCAAAGTCAAGCCTCTACTTCTTGATTTCCAATGAGGGGAATCAGAACCTCTACGTGTTGCAAGCAAACCTGTGGCTGTACTTCAAACTGTTACCAGGTACTCAGGAGAAAGGACTGCGGCGAAAGGTGACGGTGAGAGTGCACTACTATGAACCTGGAGGGAAGAACGTGCACTGGCCCATGATGGAAAAACGCATAGAGTTGAAACGCAGCGGCTGGCACACCTTCCCTGTGTCCGAGGCCGTACGAGAAATGCTCGCGAAAGGGGGCCGCCGGCAAGACCTCGACATTCACTGCGATGGCTGTGAGGCCGCCAATGTTCTGCCCATCATGGTGGACCCAAGCGATCCCTCGCACCGTCCCTTCCTGGTGGTCCGCGCCCAGCAGGCGGACGGGAAGCACCGAATCCGAAAGCGAGGCTTAGAGTGTGACGGCACCAATGGCGGCTTGTGCTGCCGACAGCAGTTTTACATTGACTTCCGGCTCATTGGCTGGAACGACTGGATCATCGCGCCAGCGGGGTACTATGGGAACTACTGCGAAGGCAGCTGCCCGGCTTACATGGCAGGCGTTCCGGGCTCTGCCTCGTCATTTCACACTGCAGTAGTTAACCAGTACCGCATGAGAGGCATGAGTCCTGGTTCGGTCAACTCCTGCTGCATACCCACCAAACTCAGCACCATGTCCATGCTGTACTTCGACGACGAGTACAACATCGTCAAGCGCGACGTGCCTAACATGATTGTGGAGGAGTGTGGCTGTGCCTGA